The proteins below come from a single Pedobacter aquae genomic window:
- a CDS encoding glycoside hydrolase family 43 protein, which yields MRKYFFLVSLMWFTATQAQTTIHNPILGGFYPDPSIVKVNTDYYLVNSTFVYVPGIPVFHSKDLKNWKQIGSVVTRPTQMDFMGEQVSRGLFAPAISYHDGLFYITCTDIDQDGNFIMTAKNPAGPWSNPILLPKVKGIDPSLFFDDDKVYIIYNSDAPERKPLYDGHRTIRIYELDKENFSVKGEETILVNGGVDISTKPVWIEGPHIYKRNDYYYLCAAEGGTSVNHSQVILRSKNVRGPYIPYDKNPILTQRHLDPNRKNPITSAGHADLVEGPDGNTYAVFLAVRPYEGNYYNTGRETFLAPVKWTADGWPIINPDHQEIQYQFTVNWPELKQNALPQSGAFTYRHTFKDTLDYSFLFLRSHDKSWLELSAKKGLTLQLKPETCMELSNPAFVGKRQQHAFATVVTEMDFKAAKENEKAGLLIFQNEFHFYYICKSIASGIPVIQVFKGNKASKSMDLLQEQKLTTANTKVWLKIEAKGANYNLAYAEQPKNWKVLAPHLDGKYLSTQQAGGFVGALFAIYASANGKTSTNTASFKYLDYEGVDLKQ from the coding sequence ATGCGTAAATATTTCTTTTTGGTTAGCCTGATGTGGTTTACTGCTACTCAGGCCCAAACTACTATACACAATCCAATACTCGGTGGTTTTTATCCAGACCCCAGTATCGTAAAAGTAAACACAGATTACTATTTAGTGAACTCTACCTTTGTTTATGTGCCTGGTATACCAGTTTTTCATAGCAAAGACTTGAAAAATTGGAAGCAAATTGGCAGTGTTGTTACTCGCCCAACACAAATGGATTTTATGGGCGAGCAAGTTTCTCGTGGACTTTTCGCACCCGCTATAAGTTACCACGATGGACTTTTCTATATCACCTGTACAGATATTGATCAGGATGGGAATTTCATCATGACAGCAAAAAATCCGGCTGGGCCATGGAGTAATCCTATTTTATTACCCAAAGTAAAAGGTATAGACCCTTCTTTGTTTTTTGATGATGATAAGGTTTATATCATTTACAATAGCGATGCGCCAGAGCGTAAACCTCTGTATGATGGGCATCGTACCATTAGAATTTATGAACTGGATAAGGAAAATTTTTCTGTAAAAGGCGAGGAAACTATTTTGGTTAACGGTGGGGTTGATATTTCTACCAAACCTGTTTGGATAGAAGGGCCTCATATTTATAAAAGAAACGATTATTATTATCTATGTGCCGCAGAGGGGGGGACTTCTGTAAATCACTCTCAGGTTATTTTGAGGAGTAAAAACGTAAGAGGGCCTTATATCCCTTATGATAAAAACCCTATTTTAACGCAAAGGCATTTAGACCCCAATCGTAAAAACCCAATCACATCGGCAGGTCATGCAGATTTAGTTGAGGGCCCAGATGGTAATACTTATGCTGTGTTTTTGGCTGTTAGACCCTATGAAGGAAATTATTACAATACAGGCCGAGAAACTTTTTTAGCGCCTGTAAAATGGACTGCCGATGGGTGGCCAATCATCAACCCAGATCATCAAGAAATTCAATATCAATTTACGGTGAATTGGCCAGAGCTTAAACAAAATGCCTTACCGCAAAGTGGTGCATTTACGTATCGCCACACGTTTAAAGATACGCTTGATTATTCTTTCTTGTTTCTAAGGTCTCATGATAAAAGTTGGTTAGAATTATCAGCCAAAAAAGGTTTAACCCTACAGTTAAAGCCAGAAACCTGTATGGAGTTGTCTAATCCGGCATTTGTAGGTAAACGCCAGCAACATGCTTTTGCAACCGTAGTTACAGAAATGGATTTTAAAGCTGCAAAGGAAAATGAAAAGGCTGGTTTGCTGATTTTTCAAAACGAATTCCATTTCTACTATATCTGTAAATCTATAGCTAGTGGCATACCTGTAATTCAGGTTTTTAAAGGCAATAAGGCTTCAAAAAGTATGGATTTACTACAAGAACAGAAGCTTACAACAGCTAATACTAAAGTTTGGCTTAAAATAGAAGCAAAAGGCGCTAATTATAATTTGGCTTACGCCGAGCAACCTAAAAATTGGAAAGTTTTAGCACCTCATTTGGATGGAAAATATTTAAGTACGCAACAAGCAGGTGGTTTTGTAGGAGCTTTATTTGCAATATATGCTAGTGCTAACGGTAAAACATCAACAAATACAGCTTCTTTTAAATATTTAGATTATGAAGGTGTTGATTTAAAACAATAG
- a CDS encoding sialate O-acetylesterase, translating to MKRLGLIIFLLIAVKVTFADVKLPRLISDGMVLQRNVPLKIWGWASAGEQVTLRFKNKAYKVTTSDNGVWNINLKPLKAGGPYEMDIKGNNQIIIKDILVGDVWVASGQSNMELPMRRVEVLYPDVVKNANNPKIRQFGVQTSFAFTEEKDDFSSGQWKAVTPENILDFTAVGYFFAQSLYAKYQIPIGLIRVSVGGSPAEAWLSEEALHAYPHYLKLTQKYKNTSLVDSIRNKDNSIVNTWNNNIDKNDEGLKNKWFETEHDDTHWTNFSIPGFWDKQTFTKLAQDKNQNLNGVVWLRRDIYVTDEMLKSSALLVLGAIVDRDVVYVNGKQVGTTGYQYPPRRYPIPQGILKPGKNSIAIRVVSNIGKGGFVLDKEYALILGSNKIDLKGDWKIALGYASEPMPMGQTTFHYQPAGLFNAMIAPMLNFPIKGVIWYQGESNTGKYQEYKQLFRDLIQTWRARWKQADMPFLYVQLANFMKAQDTFKESNWAELRNSQLQTLALNHTGMAVTIDVGEWNDIHPLNKKTVGERLALAARKLAYHEKNIAYSGPIYKSMQVKNDEILLSFDHVNGGLLAKGAKLNEFYLAGADKVFLKAEAVISGKQIVVKHPQIKNPVAVRYAWADNPEGANLYNQAGLPASPFATDK from the coding sequence ATGAAGCGTTTAGGTTTAATCATATTCTTATTAATAGCAGTTAAGGTAACATTTGCTGATGTTAAGCTGCCCCGTTTAATTTCTGATGGGATGGTTTTACAAAGAAACGTTCCGCTTAAAATATGGGGTTGGGCTAGCGCTGGAGAACAGGTTACCTTGAGGTTCAAAAATAAAGCGTATAAAGTAACAACCAGTGATAATGGGGTGTGGAATATTAACCTAAAGCCTTTAAAAGCGGGTGGTCCTTATGAAATGGATATTAAAGGAAATAACCAAATCATCATTAAAGATATTTTAGTTGGTGATGTTTGGGTAGCATCCGGCCAGTCTAATATGGAATTGCCTATGCGTAGGGTAGAAGTTTTATATCCTGATGTTGTTAAAAATGCCAATAACCCTAAAATTAGACAGTTTGGCGTACAAACTTCTTTTGCTTTTACTGAAGAAAAAGATGATTTTTCATCGGGCCAATGGAAGGCTGTTACACCAGAAAATATCTTAGATTTTACAGCCGTTGGCTACTTCTTTGCCCAATCTTTATATGCAAAATATCAAATCCCTATAGGGCTTATTCGGGTTAGTGTGGGCGGCTCTCCGGCCGAGGCTTGGCTAAGTGAAGAAGCGCTTCATGCTTATCCTCATTATCTAAAACTCACTCAAAAATATAAAAATACCAGCTTGGTAGATAGTATTAGAAATAAAGACAATAGCATTGTTAACACCTGGAACAACAATATTGATAAAAATGATGAGGGCTTAAAAAATAAATGGTTTGAAACTGAACATGATGATACCCACTGGACTAATTTCTCTATACCGGGTTTTTGGGATAAACAAACCTTTACCAAACTAGCTCAAGATAAAAATCAAAACTTAAATGGTGTAGTATGGCTTAGAAGAGATATTTATGTTACCGATGAGATGCTTAAATCTTCGGCTTTATTAGTTTTGGGCGCCATAGTAGATAGAGATGTAGTTTATGTAAACGGTAAGCAGGTAGGTACAACTGGTTATCAATATCCTCCAAGAAGATATCCTATCCCGCAAGGGATTTTAAAACCCGGCAAAAACTCCATCGCTATAAGAGTAGTGAGTAATATTGGAAAAGGCGGTTTTGTTTTAGATAAGGAATACGCTTTAATATTAGGCAGCAATAAAATAGATTTAAAAGGAGATTGGAAAATTGCTTTAGGCTATGCCAGCGAGCCTATGCCAATGGGGCAAACTACTTTCCACTACCAGCCAGCAGGTTTGTTTAACGCCATGATAGCGCCTATGTTAAACTTCCCCATAAAAGGTGTAATATGGTATCAGGGAGAATCTAATACAGGCAAATATCAAGAATATAAGCAGCTTTTTAGAGATCTAATCCAGACATGGAGAGCAAGATGGAAACAGGCTGATATGCCTTTTTTGTATGTGCAACTCGCAAATTTTATGAAAGCTCAAGATACTTTTAAAGAAAGTAATTGGGCCGAGCTTAGAAATTCACAATTGCAAACATTAGCTTTAAATCATACAGGCATGGCAGTTACCATTGATGTTGGCGAATGGAATGATATTCATCCTCTAAATAAAAAAACAGTAGGAGAGCGTTTAGCTTTAGCCGCTAGAAAGCTAGCCTATCATGAAAAAAATATCGCCTACAGCGGGCCCATATATAAAAGTATGCAGGTTAAAAATGATGAAATTCTCCTCAGTTTTGACCATGTTAATGGCGGCTTGCTAGCTAAAGGTGCTAAATTAAATGAGTTTTACCTGGCAGGTGCTGATAAAGTTTTTTTAAAAGCAGAGGCTGTTATTTCAGGAAAACAAATTGTAGTTAAACATCCTCAAATTAAAAACCCGGTTGCGGTACGTTATGCTTGGGCTGATAATCCGGAAGGAGCTAATTTATATAACCAAGCAGGTTTGCCAGCTTCACCTTTTGCCACAGATAAATAA
- a CDS encoding glycosyl hydrolase 115 family protein: protein MRTIILTIVSVLSAVACLASGLDRIVTKNYTKGSFAIANKDKIAPIIISENDFIGVKRAVKDLQTDIFKVTRKTPELLIDNKSALPIIVGTIGKSTIIDEMIKHNKINVAGIAGKWESTLIEVVKNPLPGIDSALVIAGSDKRGTIYGIYEISYQIGVSPWYYWADVPVKTSQQLFVIAGRHVISSPAVQYRGIFLNDEAPALSGWSKKQFGGFNHQFYEKVFELILRLKGNYLWPAMWGSAFNDDDPINPVKADEYGIVMGTSHHEPLMRAHDEWRRYGSGKWNYETNTTKLKSFWEDGYKRTAGKEQIVTIGMRGDGDEPMTEGTAIDLLERIVKDQRAIIEKVSGKAAAETPQLWALYKEVQDYYDKGMRVPDDVTLLLCDDNWGNIRKLPKLKEQPRSGGYGIYYHFDYVGGPRNYKWINTNPIQKIWEQMNLAYEHDANKIWIVNVGDLKPMEFPIEFFLDYAWAPDAIPAEKLKEYGIKWATKQFGDSYATEIAELIELYSKYNGRVKPELLDANTYSLTHYNEFETVTQDYQNLANRALELYKNIPEKQKDAYYQLVLHPVTASANLYQLYYKVAKNKLYAKQGRNSANSLATEAKTLFAKDAAISKFYNDTLAGGKWKHMMDQTHIGYTYWQQPPVDKMPDTQEIAIQEKAQLGVAIEGSLKSWTGKTTVDDNFPIYNFYTQQKHFIELFNKGIKSLNYQIKTPPFIKASLGNGKLETQERIYLEVDYTKLSQTKNKSAIIISGSDGSKITLPIVIDNTRFADEKITGFVEQDGYVSIEAVHFTKAVNKRPIFWKEIKNYGKTSGGMIAVPVSSETQTLDKNTPHLQFDIYLKNTGNFTLNTYISPTIDFTNTDGLKFALSIDDGEPVIVNINKDDQDNKAWEKSVAESIKIFKTPFNISQNGKHTLKYWMISPGVVLQKLVLDTGGLKPSFLGPKETFINHK from the coding sequence ATGAGAACAATTATTTTAACCATTGTATCTGTTCTTTCTGCTGTTGCTTGCTTAGCATCAGGCTTAGATAGAATTGTAACTAAGAATTATACCAAAGGGAGTTTTGCTATTGCTAATAAAGATAAAATAGCCCCTATCATCATCAGTGAAAACGATTTTATTGGCGTTAAAAGAGCCGTAAAAGATTTACAAACCGATATTTTTAAGGTTACAAGAAAAACCCCTGAATTACTTATAGATAATAAAAGCGCACTACCCATTATTGTAGGAACAATTGGTAAAAGCACTATCATTGATGAAATGATTAAGCATAACAAAATAAATGTTGCTGGTATTGCAGGCAAATGGGAAAGCACTTTAATTGAAGTTGTTAAAAATCCTCTGCCCGGTATAGATAGCGCTTTGGTAATTGCCGGAAGTGATAAAAGAGGAACCATTTATGGTATCTATGAAATATCTTATCAAATTGGGGTTTCGCCTTGGTATTACTGGGCTGATGTTCCTGTAAAAACAAGTCAGCAGTTATTTGTAATAGCTGGTAGACATGTTATTTCTTCGCCAGCAGTACAATATAGAGGCATATTTTTAAATGATGAAGCACCAGCTTTAAGTGGTTGGAGTAAAAAACAATTTGGAGGCTTTAATCATCAGTTTTATGAAAAAGTATTTGAACTAATTTTACGATTAAAAGGCAACTACTTATGGCCTGCCATGTGGGGAAGTGCTTTTAACGATGATGACCCTATAAATCCTGTTAAAGCAGACGAATACGGTATTGTGATGGGTACATCGCATCATGAACCTTTAATGAGGGCACATGATGAGTGGCGCAGATACGGCTCTGGCAAATGGAATTACGAAACCAATACCACAAAACTGAAAAGCTTTTGGGAGGATGGTTATAAAAGAACAGCAGGTAAGGAACAAATTGTTACTATTGGTATGCGTGGCGATGGTGATGAACCCATGACCGAAGGTACAGCTATAGATTTACTAGAACGTATTGTAAAAGACCAAAGAGCCATTATAGAAAAAGTTAGTGGTAAAGCAGCAGCAGAAACGCCACAATTATGGGCTTTGTATAAAGAAGTTCAAGATTATTATGATAAGGGGATGCGTGTACCAGATGATGTAACCTTGCTTTTATGCGATGATAATTGGGGTAACATTAGAAAATTACCTAAACTTAAAGAACAGCCAAGAAGCGGTGGATACGGCATTTATTACCATTTTGACTATGTAGGCGGACCAAGAAACTACAAATGGATAAACACCAATCCTATCCAAAAAATATGGGAGCAAATGAACCTAGCTTATGAACACGATGCTAATAAAATTTGGATTGTAAATGTTGGCGATTTAAAACCTATGGAGTTCCCTATCGAGTTCTTTTTAGATTATGCTTGGGCACCTGATGCTATTCCGGCAGAAAAACTTAAAGAATATGGTATAAAGTGGGCCACTAAACAATTTGGAGACTCTTATGCTACAGAAATTGCCGAATTGATAGAACTATATAGCAAATATAATGGTAGAGTTAAGCCAGAACTTTTAGATGCTAATACTTACAGCTTAACTCATTACAACGAATTTGAAACTGTTACTCAAGATTACCAAAACTTAGCAAACAGAGCTTTAGAGCTTTATAAAAACATACCCGAAAAGCAAAAAGATGCTTATTATCAATTGGTTTTACATCCGGTAACGGCAAGTGCAAATTTATACCAGTTATATTACAAGGTGGCTAAAAACAAATTATATGCAAAGCAAGGCAGAAACAGCGCCAACTCTTTAGCCACAGAAGCAAAAACATTATTTGCGAAAGATGCTGCCATTAGTAAATTTTATAACGATACTTTGGCTGGTGGTAAATGGAAACACATGATGGACCAAACGCATATTGGTTATACTTACTGGCAGCAACCTCCGGTAGATAAAATGCCAGATACCCAAGAAATTGCCATCCAAGAAAAAGCACAATTAGGTGTAGCTATAGAAGGTAGTTTAAAATCTTGGACAGGAAAAACCACCGTAGACGATAATTTTCCTATCTATAATTTCTATACTCAACAAAAACACTTTATAGAACTCTTTAACAAAGGTATAAAGAGCCTAAATTATCAAATTAAAACACCACCTTTTATTAAAGCTAGTTTAGGAAATGGAAAGTTAGAAACACAAGAAAGAATTTATCTGGAGGTTGATTATACTAAACTAAGTCAAACAAAAAATAAGAGTGCTATCATCATATCTGGAAGTGATGGTTCTAAAATTACCCTACCCATTGTTATTGATAACACCCGATTTGCAGATGAAAAAATAACGGGTTTTGTTGAACAAGATGGTTATGTATCTATAGAAGCTGTGCATTTTACAAAAGCGGTAAATAAGCGCCCTATTTTTTGGAAAGAGATTAAAAACTATGGTAAAACTTCTGGCGGGATGATAGCAGTACCTGTAAGCAGCGAAACACAAACGCTAGATAAGAACACACCTCATTTACAATTTGATATTTACTTGAAAAATACAGGAAATTTCACTTTAAACACTTACATATCTCCTACCATAGATTTTACCAATACAGATGGGCTAAAGTTTGCCTTGTCTATAGACGATGGTGAGCCTGTTATTGTAAATATCAACAAAGATGATCAGGATAATAAAGCTTGGGAAAAATCAGTAGCAGAAAGTATTAAAATCTTTAAAACACCTTTTAACATCAGCCAAAATGGGAAACACACTCTTAAGTATTGGATGATTAGCCCTGGCGTAGTCTTACAAAAACTTGTATTAGATACTGGTGGTTTAAAACCATCTTTCTTAGGACCAAAAGAAACATTTATTAACCATAAATAA
- a CDS encoding glycoside hydrolase family 43 protein, with the protein MKKNLKPTITASFLAIAISAIACQNNSGKTAQTDSLKQDTSKFLTQPLISNIYTADPSAHVFEGKIYIYPSHDIEAGTPENDNGDHFDMRDYRILSMDSVNGKVTDHGVALDIKDIPWAGRQLWAPDAAYKNGTYYLYFPVKDKNDVFRIGVATSKTPAGPFKAEPQPIKGSFSIDPAVFTDDDGTSYMYFGGIWGGQLQRWKDGKYDANGSKTDSQKEDEPALTAKIAKLSNDMLSFAEPVKDVIILDKEGKPLLTKDHDRRFFEGAWMHKYNGKYYFTYSTGDTHFLASAVSDNPYGPFTYQGTFMEPVQGWTTHHSIIEVKGKWYIFYHDTQLSGKTHLRNVKVTELTHNADGTIGLIKPLKK; encoded by the coding sequence ATGAAAAAGAATTTAAAACCCACTATTACAGCCTCTTTTTTAGCTATAGCTATAAGCGCCATAGCTTGCCAAAACAATTCGGGAAAAACGGCACAAACCGACAGTTTAAAACAAGATACTTCTAAGTTTTTAACGCAACCGCTTATATCAAATATTTATACGGCAGACCCATCTGCCCATGTTTTTGAAGGTAAAATTTACATTTATCCTTCGCATGATATAGAAGCCGGTACACCAGAAAATGATAATGGAGACCATTTTGACATGCGAGATTATCGTATCCTATCTATGGATAGTGTGAATGGCAAAGTAACAGACCACGGAGTTGCTTTAGACATTAAAGATATACCTTGGGCAGGCAGACAACTTTGGGCTCCTGATGCAGCTTATAAAAATGGAACTTACTATTTGTATTTCCCTGTTAAGGATAAAAATGATGTCTTTAGAATAGGCGTAGCTACATCAAAAACACCTGCCGGCCCCTTTAAGGCAGAACCACAACCTATTAAAGGAAGCTTTAGTATAGACCCTGCCGTTTTCACGGATGATGATGGCACTTCTTACATGTACTTTGGTGGTATTTGGGGTGGCCAATTACAAAGATGGAAAGACGGAAAGTATGATGCTAATGGTTCTAAAACAGATTCACAAAAAGAAGATGAGCCAGCATTAACTGCGAAAATTGCAAAGCTGAGTAATGACATGTTAAGCTTTGCAGAACCCGTAAAAGATGTTATTATTTTAGATAAAGAAGGCAAACCACTGTTAACAAAAGACCATGATAGGAGATTTTTTGAGGGCGCTTGGATGCATAAATACAACGGAAAATATTATTTCACTTATTCTACAGGAGATACGCACTTCTTAGCATCAGCGGTTAGCGATAACCCATACGGACCATTTACTTACCAAGGTACTTTTATGGAACCTGTACAAGGCTGGACCACCCACCACTCTATTATTGAGGTTAAAGGTAAATGGTATATTTTTTACCATGACACACAATTATCTGGCAAAACACATTTAAGAAATGTTAAGGTTACAGAATTAACCCACAATGCCGATGGTACTATAGGCTTAATAAAACCTTTAAAAAAATAA